The Chromatiales bacterium genome window below encodes:
- a CDS encoding acyl-CoA dehydrogenase family protein, producing the protein MVESVSKPGAVAGSSSQAKPGRALDPLDLFDIRSELTEDELLVQDTVARFVDDQVLPIIRECFEQHRFPQELVKEIAGLGLLGSSIEGYDCAGLNSVAYGLICQELERGDSGLRSFVSVQSSLVMYPIHSFGSEAQKQRWLPAMARGEAIGCFGLTEAHGGSDPASMKTQAKRQGGDWVLNGSKMWITNGTIADVAVVWANTDEGIKGFLVERGMAGFAAPEIENKMSLRASVTAALFFDNVRIPEANVLPGVTGLRGPLSCLTQARYGISWGPIGSAQACLKELLAYTESRRLFGSPLSHKQLIQVRLADMARRISTAQLLALRLGRLKDSGRLHPTQVSLAKWNNVRMALDIARDCRDMLGGGGISAEYVPVRHMLNLESVITYEGTESVHQLVVGKELTGVSAF; encoded by the coding sequence ATGGTCGAGTCGGTATCCAAGCCGGGCGCAGTCGCCGGGTCCAGTTCGCAGGCAAAGCCGGGCCGGGCGCTGGATCCGCTCGATCTGTTCGATATCCGTTCCGAGCTGACTGAAGACGAACTCCTGGTCCAGGATACCGTCGCCCGCTTCGTCGACGACCAGGTACTGCCAATCATTCGCGAATGCTTCGAGCAGCATCGTTTCCCGCAGGAACTGGTCAAGGAGATCGCGGGACTCGGCCTGCTGGGGAGCAGTATCGAGGGCTACGATTGTGCGGGGCTCAACAGCGTCGCCTACGGCCTGATCTGTCAGGAACTGGAGCGCGGCGACAGCGGCCTGCGCAGTTTCGTTTCGGTACAGAGCAGCCTGGTCATGTACCCGATTCACAGCTTCGGTTCGGAGGCGCAGAAGCAGCGCTGGCTGCCGGCGATGGCGCGCGGCGAGGCCATCGGCTGTTTCGGACTGACCGAGGCGCACGGTGGTTCCGATCCGGCGAGCATGAAAACCCAGGCGAAGCGCCAGGGTGGCGACTGGGTGCTCAACGGTTCCAAGATGTGGATCACCAACGGCACCATCGCCGATGTTGCGGTCGTGTGGGCCAATACCGACGAAGGCATCAAGGGCTTTCTGGTCGAGCGGGGCATGGCGGGGTTTGCGGCCCCCGAGATCGAAAACAAGATGTCGCTGCGTGCCTCCGTGACTGCCGCGCTGTTTTTCGACAACGTGCGCATTCCGGAGGCCAATGTGCTGCCCGGTGTGACCGGTCTGCGTGGCCCCCTGAGCTGTCTGACCCAGGCCCGCTATGGCATCAGCTGGGGCCCGATCGGCAGCGCCCAGGCTTGTCTGAAGGAGCTGCTGGCGTATACCGAGAGCCGGCGTCTGTTTGGCAGTCCGCTGTCGCACAAGCAATTGATCCAGGTACGTCTCGCCGACATGGCGCGGCGCATCAGCACGGCCCAGCTGCTGGCGCTGCGTCTGGGGCGGCTCAAGGATTCAGGTCGCCTGCACCCCACCCAGGTATCGCTGGCCAAGTGGAACAACGTGCGGATGGCGCTCGATATCGCAAGGGACTGCCGCGACATGCTGGGCGGCGGCGGTATCAGCGCCGAGTATGTGCCGGTACGGCATATGCTGAACCTCGAGAGCGTGATCACCTACGAGGGCACGGAATCGGTACACCAACTGGTGGTTGGCAAAGAGCTCACCGGCGTCAGCGCTTTCTGA
- a CDS encoding sodium:proton antiporter, translating into MTIFQAVAILLVLAGLASYLNYRFLGLPSTIGLMVIALVLSLTTVLLGKLGMPGVRLAADLVGSIDFSETLLHGMLAFLLFAGALHVNFNDLRSQLLPVAVLSTVGVALATALIGVAFWATAGALGVEIPFIYGLLFGALISPTDPVAVLGVLKNAGAVKSLETKIAGESLFNDGIGVVVFLTLLDIATGTGDPAPGGVAVFLLKEALGGALLGGVGGYAVYRMLRTVDNYPVEILLTLALAAGTYSLGEYLHVSAPIAVVVAGLVTGNHGRAFGMSEKTRNHLDAFWELTDEFMNAVLFILIGIELLVIKTTPQNLLIGIAAVLIVLAARFVSVAVPVSLMRYWREFSHGAIPILTWAGLRGGISIGLALSLPLSPQRDLLIGATYMVVVFSVLVQGMTLNRVVGHYGKKAAG; encoded by the coding sequence GTGACGATTTTCCAGGCTGTTGCCATCCTGCTGGTTCTGGCCGGCCTGGCGAGTTACCTCAATTACCGCTTTCTGGGCCTGCCTTCCACGATCGGGCTCATGGTCATTGCGCTGGTCCTGTCGCTGACCACGGTGCTGCTCGGCAAGCTCGGTATGCCAGGCGTACGTCTGGCGGCAGATCTGGTCGGTTCCATCGACTTCAGTGAAACCCTGCTGCACGGCATGCTCGCCTTCCTGTTGTTTGCCGGCGCGCTGCACGTCAATTTCAATGACCTGCGCTCCCAGCTGTTGCCCGTTGCCGTTCTTTCGACAGTCGGCGTGGCGCTGGCCACGGCACTGATCGGTGTCGCTTTCTGGGCCACGGCCGGAGCACTCGGTGTGGAGATACCGTTCATATATGGCTTGCTGTTCGGCGCGCTGATATCGCCCACGGATCCCGTCGCCGTACTGGGTGTCTTGAAGAATGCCGGCGCAGTGAAATCGCTGGAAACGAAGATTGCCGGGGAGTCGCTGTTCAATGACGGCATTGGCGTGGTGGTGTTTCTGACCCTGCTGGATATTGCGACCGGCACCGGCGACCCGGCCCCGGGAGGTGTCGCGGTATTCCTGCTGAAAGAAGCGCTGGGCGGCGCGTTGCTGGGTGGTGTGGGCGGTTACGCGGTGTACCGGATGCTGCGTACGGTCGACAACTATCCGGTGGAGATTCTGCTGACGCTGGCACTGGCAGCCGGTACCTACAGCCTCGGCGAGTACTTGCATGTTTCAGCGCCGATAGCAGTGGTCGTCGCCGGTCTGGTAACCGGCAACCATGGCCGCGCCTTCGGCATGTCGGAAAAGACCCGCAATCACCTGGATGCGTTCTGGGAGCTGACTGACGAGTTCATGAATGCAGTCCTGTTCATTCTCATCGGCATCGAACTGCTGGTGATCAAGACCACACCGCAGAACCTGCTGATTGGCATCGCTGCCGTGTTGATTGTGCTGGCTGCGCGGTTCGTCAGCGTCGCCGTGCCGGTGTCACTGATGCGGTATTGGCGCGAATTCAGCCACGGCGCCATACCGATACTGACCTGGGCCGGGTTGCGCGGTGGCATATCCATCGGTCTGGCATTGTCCCTGCCGCTGTCACCACAGCGCGATCTCCTGATCGGTGCAACTTACATGGTGGTTGTGTTCTCGGTGCTGGTGCAGGGCATGACACTCAACCGCGTGGTCGGCCATTACGGAAAAAAGGCCGCTGGCTGA
- a CDS encoding AraC family transcriptional regulator — protein sequence MDDITHEPFGSLRPVPPAGMPLPGQLVLETADLLTARDHLSRFLWPHTVIPTARRPQVAFRHCSASIGQVSMHALHYGAAVQIEAHPDDSYLFLVLLHGAGTLSQDGFTGPLNPQIIRAMNPTGPATMRFVAGEVNLTLRIPSTLLHGWLEETTGQRVPAPVYFEQHSDPGTGNAPGLRRFLHFLCSEFEQRTAGIVSSPTVCRQLERTLISLVMMELPHNHSAALDAERTGPAPGYIRNVEQYIRSNADQPVTLRDLAGIAGVSERTLQAGFRRFRQTTPMEYLRDYRLDLAHQGLLAGAVGGRSVTDIALTCGFNHLGKFAKCYRARFGETPSETRRRALTTTI from the coding sequence ATGGACGACATTACACACGAGCCCTTTGGCAGCCTGCGGCCCGTGCCGCCGGCCGGCATGCCATTGCCAGGCCAGCTGGTGCTGGAAACCGCTGACCTGCTCACGGCCCGTGATCACCTGTCCCGGTTCCTGTGGCCACACACGGTAATACCCACGGCACGACGGCCCCAGGTGGCCTTCCGCCACTGCAGCGCCAGCATCGGCCAGGTCTCGATGCACGCGCTGCACTACGGTGCAGCGGTACAGATCGAAGCGCACCCGGATGACTCCTATCTTTTTCTCGTCCTGCTGCATGGCGCCGGCACACTCAGCCAGGACGGCTTCACGGGACCACTGAACCCGCAGATCATCCGCGCCATGAACCCGACCGGACCAGCCACGATGCGTTTCGTCGCCGGGGAAGTGAACCTGACCTTGCGCATACCCTCCACACTGCTGCATGGCTGGCTTGAGGAGACCACCGGACAGCGCGTCCCCGCTCCCGTGTACTTTGAACAGCATTCAGATCCGGGCACCGGCAATGCCCCCGGGCTGCGGCGTTTTCTGCACTTCCTGTGCAGCGAATTTGAACAGCGCACCGCCGGCATCGTCAGCAGCCCGACGGTTTGCCGCCAGCTGGAGCGAACGCTGATCAGCCTGGTGATGATGGAATTGCCACACAACCACAGCGCAGCGCTTGATGCCGAACGTACGGGTCCGGCACCGGGCTATATCCGCAATGTCGAGCAGTACATCCGGAGCAATGCGGACCAGCCCGTCACGCTGCGCGATCTCGCCGGGATTGCCGGTGTCAGCGAACGAACCCTGCAGGCGGGGTTTCGGCGCTTCCGGCAAACAACGCCCATGGAGTATCTGCGCGACTACCGCCTGGATCTGGCGCACCAGGGACTTCTGGCTGGCGCCGTCGGCGGCCGCAGCGTGACCGACATCGCGCTGACCTGCGGCTTCAATCACCTCGGCAAGTTTGCGAAGTGCTACCGCGCGCGCTTTGGCGAAACACCCTCGGAAACCCGGCGTCGGGCGCTGACGACAACCATCTAG